One window of the Pseudomonas sihuiensis genome contains the following:
- the fliM gene encoding flagellar motor switch protein FliM, with amino-acid sequence MAVQDLLSQDEIDALLHGVDDGLVETEDAAEPGSVKQYDLTSQDRIVRGRMPTLEMINERFARYTRISMFNLLRRSADVAVGGVQVMKFGEYVHSLYVPTSLNLVKMKPLRGTGLFILDAKLVFKLVDNFFGGDGRHAKIEGREFTPTELRVVRMVLDQAFVDLREAWHAVMDINFEYVNSEVNPALANIVSPSEVVVVSTFHIELDGGGGDLHITMPYSMIEPIREMLDAGFQSDVDDQDERWIKALREDILDVSVPLAATVARRQLKLRDILHMQPGDVIPVELPEHVVMRANGVPTFKVKLGAHKGNLALQVLEPIERQR; translated from the coding sequence ATGGCCGTGCAAGACCTGCTTTCCCAGGACGAGATCGATGCGCTGTTGCATGGCGTCGATGACGGCCTGGTGGAAACCGAGGACGCTGCCGAGCCGGGTAGCGTCAAGCAATATGACCTGACCAGTCAGGATCGTATCGTCCGTGGGCGCATGCCGACGCTGGAGATGATCAACGAGCGCTTTGCCCGTTATACCCGCATCAGCATGTTCAACCTGCTGCGCCGCTCGGCCGACGTCGCCGTCGGTGGTGTGCAGGTGATGAAGTTCGGCGAATACGTGCATTCGCTGTACGTGCCTACCAGTCTCAACCTGGTGAAGATGAAGCCGTTGCGCGGCACCGGTCTGTTCATCCTCGATGCCAAGTTGGTATTCAAGCTGGTCGACAATTTCTTTGGCGGTGACGGCCGTCACGCCAAGATCGAGGGGCGCGAGTTCACCCCCACCGAACTGCGCGTGGTGCGCATGGTGCTCGACCAGGCGTTCGTCGACCTGCGTGAGGCCTGGCACGCGGTGATGGATATCAACTTCGAGTACGTCAACTCCGAGGTCAATCCGGCGCTGGCCAATATCGTCAGCCCCAGTGAAGTGGTGGTGGTGTCGACCTTCCATATCGAGCTCGACGGCGGTGGTGGTGACCTGCATATCACCATGCCGTACTCGATGATCGAACCGATCCGCGAGATGCTCGATGCCGGCTTTCAGTCCGATGTCGACGATCAGGACGAGCGCTGGATCAAGGCGCTGCGTGAGGACATCCTCGATGTCAGCGTGCCGCTCGCGGCCACGGTCGCGCGCCGCCAGTTGAAGTTGCGCGACATCCTGCACATGCAGCCGGGCGATGTGATTCCGGTGGAATTGCCGGAGCATGTGGTCATGCGTGCTAATGGCGTACCGACTTTCAAGGTCAAACTAGGCGCACACAAGGGCAATCTGGCCCTGCAGGTGCTGGAACCAATCGAACGCCAGCGCTGA
- the fliL gene encoding flagellar basal body-associated protein FliL, whose product MAKKEAAPAVDGQPAGKSKLKLIILIVVGLLLAVGLSVGGTWFILSKGDKSEAAEPAEAAAPAAPVRQPAIYQDLMPAFVVNFNYQNRTRYLQVSMALMSRDAAGMEKLKVHMPVLRNRLVMLLSGQDFAVLQTPLGKEMLLQQALASVQELAQKETGSTVVEQVLFTNFVLQ is encoded by the coding sequence ATGGCTAAGAAAGAAGCGGCACCGGCTGTCGACGGACAACCCGCCGGCAAGAGCAAGCTCAAACTGATCATCCTGATCGTGGTGGGCCTGCTTCTGGCCGTCGGCCTTTCCGTGGGCGGCACCTGGTTCATTCTCAGCAAGGGCGACAAGAGCGAGGCGGCTGAGCCCGCAGAGGCCGCGGCACCGGCGGCTCCAGTGCGCCAGCCGGCCATCTACCAGGATCTGATGCCGGCCTTCGTGGTCAATTTCAATTATCAGAATCGCACCCGCTACCTGCAGGTGAGCATGGCCCTGATGAGTCGCGATGCCGCAGGGATGGAGAAGCTCAAGGTACACATGCCGGTACTGCGTAATCGCCTGGTGATGCTGCTCTCCGGTCAGGACTTCGCCGTGCTGCAAACACCGCTGGGCAAGGAAATGCTGTTGCAGCAGGCGCTGGCCAGCGTGCAGGAGCTGGCGCAGAAAGAAACCGGCAGCACTGTGGTCGAGCAGGTGCTGTTCACCAATTTCGTGTTGCAGTAG